The nucleotide window AGCCGGGCGGCTGGATCGACGAACTGAAGATCGCCGAGGAGTTCGGCATCAGCCGCACGCCGCTGCGCGAGGCGCTCAAGGTGCTGGCCGCCGAAGGGCTGGTGACGATGAAGGTGCGGCGCGGCGCCTACGTGACGGAGATGAGCGAGAAAGACCTGCGCGACGTGTACCACCTGCTGTCGCTGCTGGAGAGCGACGCCGCTGGCGTGGTCGCGAGCCGGGCCACCGATGCCCAGCTGCAGGCGCTGCAGGCGCTGCACGACGAGCTGGCCGCCTGCACCCATGACCGCGAGAAATTCTTCGCGGTGAACGAACGCTTTCACCTGCAGCTCCTGGCGCTGGCCGACAACCGCTGGCGCGACCAGATGGTGACCGACCTGCGCAAGGTCATGAAACTCAACCGCCACAACTCGCTGCTCAAG belongs to Acidovorax sp. YS12 and includes:
- a CDS encoding GntR family transcriptional regulator, with translation MSAVTLTPRALYEQVAEQLRQRIFRRELEPGGWIDELKIAEEFGISRTPLREALKVLAAEGLVTMKVRRGAYVTEMSEKDLRDVYHLLSLLESDAAGVVASRATDAQLQALQALHDELAACTHDREKFFAVNERFHLQLLALADNRWRDQMVTDLRKVMKLNRHNSLLKQGRIEDSLAEHDAIMAALRARDAAAAAQTMQAHFRNGLQAAG